DNA from Amycolatopsis sp. DSM 110486:
TTCCCTTCGATCACGCGGAGAAGCAGAAGCTGCTTGACGCGGGACTGTCCATCATGGACGCGATCAACTCCCAGGATCTGCCCGTGCACCCGGAGAATCCCGCGATTTCCGGGTGCCACCACGTGTATCTCGCCGCGCCCGGTTCCGACGCGCGGGTTTCGCGCCACGCCATGGCCATCCACCCGGGCTGGTTCGACCGTTCGCCGTGCGGCACCGGCACGAGCGCGCGGATGGCGCAGCTGCACGCGCGCGGCGAGCTGGCGCTGCACACTGACTTCCGAAACGAGTCGTTCATCGGCACGCACTTCATCGGCCGGCTGGTGGAGGAGACGACGGTGGGCACGGTGGGCGCCGTCGTCCCGACCATCACCGGCCGGGCGTGGCTTACCGGCACGGCGCAGTACTTCCTCGACCCCGACGACCCGTTCCCGGCGGGGTTCGAACTGTGATCGAGGTACTGGCCGCGCGGCCGTCGATGCCCGCGGCGATCGCGGCGTTGCGTGCCGCGTTGGCCGACGGCCTCGACCCTTCGGCGGACCCGGCCCGGGCCGTCGTTCCGGTGCCGAGCGGGCAGTTCCTGCTGATGCCGGCGTTCTGGGGATCGTTCGCCGGGGTGAAGGTGGCGACGGTAGCGCCCGGAAATCCCGCCCGTGACCTGCCGCGGATCCAGGGCGAGTATCTGCTGCTGGACGGGGCGACGTTGACGCCGCTGGCCTTGCTCGACGGGGTCGCGGTGACGTCTGTGCGGACGGCGGCGGTGTCGGCGCTGGCCGTGGACTGCCTGGCGGCGCCGGACGCGTCGCGGCTGGTGGTGTTCGGGACCGGACCGCAGGCGGCGAGCCACCTCGAGGCGCTGCGGGAGGTCCGGCCGGTGCGCGACGTCGTGGTGGTGGGGCGTTCGGCCGCGCGCACTGAGGCTTTCGCGATGGCTTGGGGCGCGCGGGTCGGCACCGCGGCGGACGTGGCTTCGGCGGACCTGGTGGCGTGCTGCACTACTTCGTCGACGCCCTTGTTCGACGGCGCCTTGGTTCCGGACGGGGCGACGGTGGTGGCGGTCGGTTCGCACGAACCGCACATCCGCGAGGTCGATGCCGGGCTGATGGGCCGCGCCACGGTGGTCGTCGAAGCGGTGGACACCGCCCTGCGGGAGGCCGGCGACGTCGTCCTGGCGGTTTCCGAAGGGACACTGGCGCCGGACGCGCTGGTGCCGCTGTCCGATGTGGTCCGCGGGACGGCGCTGCCCCAGCCGGGGCCCCGGCTGTTCAAGAGCGTGGGAATGGCGTGGGAGGATCTGGTGGTCGCCGCCACCACCTACGAGGCCGCCCGGGGAGAGTCACGTTGACCAGCCAGGAGCACCTCACGCTGACGCTGCCCACCTTCGGCGTCCAGCGGAACCTGCGCGACCAGATCACGCAGACGCTGCGCGCCGCCGTCATCTCCGGCGAGCTGCGCCCCGGCGTGGTGTACTCGGCGCCCAGCCTCGCCACGCAGTTCGGCGTCTCCGCGACGCCCGTGCGCGAGGCGATGCTCGACCTCGTCAAAGAGGGCTTGATCGACACGGTGCGCAACAAGGGTTTCCGCGTCACCGAACCGTCCGAAAAGGACCTCGACGACCTCAGTGAGCTGCGTGCCCTCATCGAGGTGCCCACCGTCCGTCGGCTCGCCGAGACGGGCGTCGACCCCGCCGTGATCGCCGAGCTGCGCCCGCTGGCCACCGGCATCGAACACGCGGCCGCCGCGCACGACCTCATCGCCCACGTCGCCACGGACATGCAGTTCCACCTGCGTCTGCTCGAACAGGCGGGCAACCCGCACCTGGTCGAGACCGTCCGCTCCCTGCGCTCCCGCTCCCGCATCTACGGCCTCCGCAGCCTCGCCGACCGCGACGAGCTCGTCCCTTCGTCCCACGAACACGCGGAACTCCTGGACCTCATCGAAGCCCGCGACGCGGACGGCGCGGAAGCCTTGATGAGAAGCCACATCCGGCACGTGCGGGGGATTTGGGCCGAGTGAACGTCAGTACCGCCAGGTGATGGCGTCCGGGCCGACGGGCTCGAGGTGACCGGTACCCACCTGGACACGTTCGAGCCCGGCAAGCCCGGTCACCGCACGGAAACCCTGATCACTCCCCGGAAAACCGCTGCTCCAGCTCATTCACCTCGGGCAGCCCGATGAGCGTCGTGAACTCGTCGAACGTCGGCACGCCCGGCAGGGCGGCCGTGGGGGTGCCGTCGCGGTGGATGACGTCCAGCAGGGAGCGGATGCCGGCCGTCGCGGCGAGCAGGGTGCCGATCGGGTAGAGCACGAGGGAGAAGCCGAGTTCCGTGATGCGCGAGAGCGGCAGCGGCGGCGTCCGGCCGCCTTCGGCCCAGTTGAACACCAAGGGCGCCACGCCGCGCAGCTCCGTGGCCACGCGCTCGATGCTCTCCTCGCTCGTCGGCGCTTCCACGAACAGCACGTCGGCGCCCGCGTCGGCGTAGGCCTTGGCGCGGCCGAGGGCGTCGTCGAGACCGTGGACGGCGGCGGCGTCCGTGCGGGCGATGAGGACGAAGTCCGGGTCGCGCCGGGCGGCGGCGGCCGCGGCGATCTTGCCGACCATCTCCTCGCGCGAGATCACGGCCTTGCCCGACATGTGGCCGCACTTCTTCGGCATCACCTGGTCTTCGAGGTGGATCGCCGCGACGCCGGCCTGTTCATACGCCCGGACGGTGCGCACCACGTTGATCGCGTTGCCGTAGCCGGTGTCGGCGTCCGCGATCACGGGCACGTCGACCGCCGAGACGATGCGCGTCGCGTTGTCGATCATCTCCGCGGCGGAGAGCAGGCCGACGTCAGGGCGTCCGATGAGCGACGCGGTGGTGCCGAAGCCCGTCATGTACACGACGTCGAACCCGGCCTGCTCCACCAGCCGGGCCGAAAGCGCGTCGTACGCCCCGGGCGCGACCAGCGGCGGGCCCGCGGCCAGCAGCTCGCGCAGGCGCTTGCGCGGGGTTCCGGCGGTACCGAGCAGATTTCCCACGGAATTCCTCCTTGTATACATCCAGAGCAAAACTACGCCCAACGTCTTGCGTCGAACAAGACTCCAGCCTAGATTGCACACAATCTGCGAGACGAGGTGACGGGTGACACAAACAGCGACCTCAACCACGCGCACGGTGGACGCCCTGCGCGAGCTCATCCTGCGAGGCGACTTCCCAGCCGGTTCGCGGCTCGGTGAGGTCGAGCTGGCCGTCCGGCTCGGCGTGAGCCGGACCCCGGTCCGCGAGGCGCTGACCCGCCTCGCAGCCGAAGGACTCGTGGAGCTCGTCCCCAACCGCGGGGCCCGCGTGAGTCAGTGGAGCGTCGAAGAGCTGGAAGGGATCTTCGACCTGCGCACGCAGCTTGAACCCCAGCTCACCGCGCTCGCCGCCCCGAACGCGAGCGACGCGGACCTCGCGGCGCTCGACGAGCTCGCCGCGCACATGGTGGAGGTCGGACACCCCGGACCCGGGCAGGACCTCGACGCGCTGGTGCCCCTCAACCGCGAGTTCCACGCCAAGCTCGTGGCGCTCGCCGGGCACCCGGCGCTCGCCGGAGCGCTCGCGACCGCCGTCCACGCGCCGGTCGTGCTGCGCAACTTCCACACCTACGACGAACAGTCCCTGCGGCGCAGCCTCGCGCACCACGTCGAGATCGTCGCCGCCCTGCGCGCCGGCGACCCCGACTGGGCACGGGCAGTGATGACCGCCCACATCCGCAACGCCCGCACCGTGATGGTCCGGGCCGCCAAAGATCAGGAGAACCGTTGACTCATCTCCTCGGCCACACCACGACGGCCAGCTCGTCCCCCCAACAGCAACCACAGCGCGAGATCGCGCCGGCGTCTCGCTCAGGCGGTGCGATCGGCCCCCGGCCGATCCGACCGCCTGAGCGAGACGCCGGCTCCCAGGCGATCTCGCACGCCTCGGCGGAGCCGAGGCCAAATTACAGACTCGGTGTCGACGTCGGCGGCACCTTTACCGACGTGCTGCTGGTCGAGGAGACGACCGGCGGCACCTGGCGGGCGAAGACCCCGTCCACCCCCGCGGACCAGTCGGTCGGCGTCCGCAACGGCATCGCGAAGGTGTGCGCCGACGCGGGCATCGCGCTGAGCGAGGTCGCGCAGGTGCTGCACGGCACGACCGTGGCCACCAACGCCATCCTCGAAGGCAAGGGTGCCCGCGTGGGGCTCGTGACCACGCGCGGGTTCCGCCAGGTGCTGCAGATCGCGCGCTCCTACGTCCCGGGCGGGCTCGCCGGCTGGATCATCTGGCCAAAGCCGGAACCCTTGGCGGCGCTGGAGAACACCGTCGAGGTCGACGAGCGCATCGCCAGCGACGGCGGGGTGATCCGCCAGCTCGACGAGGCCGACGTGCGGGCCCAGCTGGAGAAGCTGCGCGGCCGCGGGATCCAGGCGCTCGCTGTGTCGCTGATCAACTCCTTCGCCGACTCCGCGCACGAGCGCCGCGTGGCCCGGATCGCCGCCGAAGTGCTGCCCGGCGTGCCGGTGTCGCTGTCGTCGGACGTGCTGCCCGAGCTGCGCGAGTACGAGCGCACGGTCACCACCGTCGCCAACGGCTACGTGCAGCCGCAGGTGAAGAAGTACGTCGAGACGCTGGCGAGTGAGCTCGCCGGCAGCGGCGTGGCCGGCGAGCTGGCCATCCTGCGCAGCGACGGTGGCCTTTCGGGGGCCGACGCCGCTGTCGCCGCCCCCGTGACGATGCTGCTGTCCGGCCCCGCCGGCGGCGTGACCGGCGCGGTGTGGGTGGCCGAGCAGTGCGGCCACCGCGACCTCATCACGTTCGACATGGGCGGCACGTCCACCGACGTCGCGCTCGTGCAGGACCTCAACCCGCGCATCGGCCGCGAGACGCAGGTCGGTGACCTCACCGTTCGGGCGTCCAGTGTGGACGTTCGTACGGTCGGCGCCGGCGGCGGATCCATCGCCCACGTACCGGAACTGACGAAGGCGCTGCGCGTCGGCCCGCAGTCGGCGGGTGCCGACCCCGGCCCCGCCGCGTACGGCAAGGGCGGCACGGAGCCGACGGTGACCGACGCCAACGTGGTCCTCGGCTACCTGCCCGCACAGCTGGCCGGCGGCGAGATCACGCTCGACGTCGAAGCCGCCCGCACGGCCGTCGCCAAGGTGGCCGGCGCGATGGGCCTGCCGAGCGTCGAGGCCGCGGCGGCCGGGATCATCGACATCGTCAACGAGAACATGCTCGGTGGCCTGCGGCTCGTCTCAGTGCAGCAGGGTTTCGACCCGCGCGACTTCGCGCTCGTCGCGTTCGGCGGCGCGGGTCCCTTGCACGCCAACGCCCTCGGCAAGCTCACCGGCGCGTGGCCCGTGATCGTGCCGCCGTCACCCGGCGTGCTGTGCGCGCTCGGCGACGCGACCACGAGCCTGCGGGACGTGTCGGCCCGCACCGTACTGCGCCGCTTCGCCGACCTCACCGGCGCCGAGCTCGTGCAGATCCTGCGCGAGCTGGGCGACGAGGCCGGTGGCCGGCTCGTGGAGCAGGGGCTCGACCGCGCCGACCAGACGCTCGGTTTCCAGGTCGACGTGCGCTACCACGGCCAGGGTTTCGAGATCCCGGTCGAGGTCGACCCGGCGTCGCTGGACACCCCCGACACCGCGCTCGACCTGCTGGCCAAGCACTTCGACGCCGAGCACGACCGGCTGTTCTCCTTCCTGCTCAACGTGGACCACGAGCTGGTCAACGCCCGCGCCACCGTCACCGGCCCGCGCCCGTCGGTGGCGGCCGTGACGCTGGCCGAGGGCACCGGCGACCCGGTGGCCGCGCTGGTGGACACGCACCCGATCCACGTGTCGGGCAAACAGCTCGAGGCGAAGGTCTACGACCGCGCGAAGCTCCTGGCCGGTGACGTCGTCGCCGGGCCCGCGATCGTGACCGAAATGGACTCCACGACCCTCGTGCTGCCCGAGCACGCCGCCACCGTGCACGCGTCGGGCAGCCTGCTGATCACCCCGCTGGAGGGCTGAACCTTGGCTGAGATCATCGAGACCGCCACCGGTGCGATCACCAGGTCCGAAGTGGACCCGGTCACCCTCGACCTCATCGAGAACGGGCTGCGCAACGCCCGTTACGAGATGGACGAGGTGCTCTTCCGCACCGCGCTGTCGCCCGGCATCCGCGAGCAGCACGACGAGTTCCCGCTCATCGGCGACCCGAGCGGCAAGATGGTGGTCGGCCAGTTCGGACTGTCCATCCCGGACTTCCTCGAGGGCTTCGACGACACCATCGAAGAGGGCGACGTGCTCATGACGTCGGACCCGTACGCGTGCGGGGCGGCGATCAGCCACGCCAACGACTGGCTGATCGTGATGCCGATCTACCACGAGGGCCGGCTCGTGGGCTGGGCCTCGATGTTCGGGCACATGTCCGACGTCGGTGGCAAGACCCCGTCCTCGATGCCCACCGACGCGCGCACGATCTACGAAGAGGGCGTGGTCGTCCCGCCGTTCAAGCTCTACCGCAAGGGAAAGCTGAACGAGGACGCCCTGCGGATCATCCTCAACCAGGTCCGCATGCCGGACTGGAACCGCGCCGACCTCAATGGGCTCGTCGCCGCCTGCCGCACGGCGTCGCGCCGCGTGGTGGAGATGTGCGACCGGTTCGGCACGGCGACCTACCTGTCCGCTTTGGACGCTCTGCTGCAGCGCAACTACGACGCGATGAAGATCCTGCTGCAGACGGTGTTCGAAGACGGCAGGACGATCAGCTTCACCGACTACATCTGCGACGACGGTGTGGGTTTCGGCCCCTACGAGCTGAAACTTTCCCTCACCCGCACCGGCGAGAAGGTGCACCTGGACTTCACGGGCAGCTCGCCGCAGGCCGCGGGGCCGATCAACTACTACATCAACGAGAACCTCACCCGGATGTTCTTCGGGATCTACATGATCACCGTGGCCGACCCGCAGATCCTGTGGAACGACGGGTTCTACCCGCTGGTCGACGTGACCATTCCGGACGGTTCCTACTGGAAGCCGAAACATCCCGCGTCGCTCAACGGCCGCAACCACGGCATCGGCCGCGTGTTCGACCTGTTCGGTGGCCTGCTCGGCCAGACGAACCCGGCGCTGCTCAACGCGGCGGGCTTCTCGTCCAGCCCGCACTTCATGTACTCCGGCAACTACTCGAGCGGTGAGCGCAAGGGCGAGTGGTTCCAGCTGTACTCGATCGGCTTCGGCGGCATCCCCGGCCGGCCGCTGGGCGACGGGCCCGACGGGCACTCGCTGTGGCCGAGCTTCGTCAACATCCCTTGTGAGTACCTGGAGTCCTACTACCCGCTGCGCATCGAACGCTGGGAGACCGTCGCCGACACCGGCGGCGCGGGCCTGCACCGCGGCGGCAACGGCGTGGACGTGACGTACGTGTTCGAGGAGCCCGGCACGATCGCGATCCACGACGACCGCTGGCTCACCTACCCGTGGGGCGTCAACGGCGGCGCACCCGGCGCTCGCGGGACCAAGTGGATCGACCGCGCGGACGGCACGAAGGAAGTGCTGCCCAGCAAGTGCCACGACGTTCCGGTGCACACCGGCGACGTGCTGCACTTCGTCACGTGGGGTGGCGGCGGCTGGGGCGACCCGCTGGAGCGCGACCCCGCGCTGGTGGGCCTGGAGGTCGAACGCGGTCTCGTGACGCCGGACGGCGCCCGCGGCTACGGTGTGGTCGTGGCGGCGGACGGCACTGTGGACACCGACGCGACGAAGACGTTGCGCGATCAGCTGCGCGCGTCGCGGCCGGCGGAGCTGCCCGTGTTCGACATGGGTCCGCCGATCGAGGAGCTGCTGGCCAACTGCGAGGCGGAGACCGGCCTGCCGGCGCCGCAGCGCCCGGTCTGGTCGGCGACATGAACGGGCCGCACGGGTCCGCGTTCTCCGGCCGGCTCGGCTGGGGAGCGCGGCCCGCGCTGCTCGTGATCGACCTCGTGCGCGCGTACACCGAGCCCGGCGGGCCGTTCGAGCTTCCCAGCCCAGGGCCTGCGGTCGAGGCGACCCGCGCGTTGCTCGAGGCCGCCCGCACGGCCGGACACCCGGTCGTGTGGACGTCGGTGGCCTACACGCGCGGCCTCGCCGACGGCGGGCTGTTCGTGGAGAAAGTCCCGGCGCTCAAGGCATTCGAGGCAGGTGCCGAGGGCGGCTGGGGCGAGATCGGCCCGCTGAAGCCCGAGCCGGGGGAAGTCGTGGTGGTCAAGCAGTACGCGTCGGCGTTCTTCGGCACCTCGCTGGCGTCCACTTTGCACGCGTCCGGTGTGGACACTCTGGTCGTCACCGGGGTCTCGACGTCCGGGTGCGTGCGAGCGTCCGCAATGGACGCGCTGAACCACGGGTTCCGGCCCCAAGTCGTGCGGCAGGCGTGCGCGGACCGAACGGAAGCCGTGCACGACAACAATCTGGTGGACCTCGACGCGAAGTATGCCGACGTCGTGGACCTCGACGAAGCGTTGGAGAACCTCAGGAAATAACCACGAGGGGCCTCCCCGGCCGGCTCGGGATACCGGCGGGGAGACCCCTCTTTGGTGCGGCCGCGACTACTTCTGCTGCTCGTCGCCGCCGAAGCGTTCCTTCAGCTTGTCGGCACCCTTCTGGATCTGGTCGCCGTGCTTGCCGCCGGTCTTTTCGTCGGCGACGTCGGCGGCCTTGTCCACGCCCTGGTCGACCTTGTCCGGGTGCTGGCCCGCGAACTCCTGCAGCTTCTCCTTGGCCTTGTCGAACATGCCGGCCATCTCTCGCTCCCTTCCGTCGTGCCGAATTCCGGTGAACGTTTCGAGGAGTACCCAGCAGCTCACCGGGTCAGCCTCATTGTCCCCTCATCGGGTGAGATGGGAGCGGGAGGTTTTTCAGTTGAAGCGGCCGGCTCCGTCGATGTAGGACACCTTGTCGACGGTGATCCCGCCCTCGAGCAGCTCGTCGGCCCGCGCGACCAGGCCGCGCAGCGCGTCGTTGCCACTGTGGACCTTCAACGCGTCGAGGTCGGCGAACATCTCGTAGAAGACGAACTCGTCCTCACGCTTGTTCAGCAGGTAGAGCAGGGTGCCCTCTTCCTGCCGAGCCGCGTCGACGAGCCCGCGCAGCAGCTGCTCCACCTCCGCCTCCTTGCCCGCTTTGGGACGGATGTAGGCGATCTGCGCGACTGTCATTCCTGACCTCCAAGACGAGGGTGTTCCCGGCTCTCCCAACCTACTGGGTTCAGGGTGCGACGGTGCTGTGGTGTTGGAAGGGCCATTGCGCCACCGGACGCGCGAGCAGCTCCTCCGGCGGGTCGGGCAGCCGCGGGGGAACGGCGTTCCAGCGCGCGATGACCACAACGCGGTCCTGTCCGCCCAGGTAGACGTCGGCACCGGCGAAATGCTCCGTGGCCGTGAGTTCCGGCACGGCGGTGGCCTCGACCCAGGACAGCAGGTCTTGCTGGCGGCCCGGCGCTGCGCGGACTTCCCACATCAGTGTGTCGCTCATGGCCGCGACTCTACTGTGCCGATCGTTACCAATCCGACCGCAGCCACGGCCGAATGGCTTCGCAGCAACGGCTACGTGCCGCGTGGGGGTCGACCTACTTTGGCCGGATCAGTAACGGCGGCACCGCGGGCACGTCAGTGGCGGCGGCGATGTCCTGCGCGGTCAGGCGGAACGCTTCGGGGTAGTGCGCACGCTGGGTGCGGCGGGCCGGTTCCGTGCTGCGCCAGGTGTAGCGGCAGCGCGCGCACTGGTGGACGGTCCACACCCCGGCGACGGGGGAGTCGGCGAGCTTCGCGACATCGGGGTGGTCACAACGGGGGCAGGTCACGGGCGAGGCTCCTTCCGGGGCGGTCATCGGGCGGCCAGCTTGCGCAGTTTGTCCACCCACGCGGCGGTTTCCGGCAGGTCCTTCACCGGCTGGCTGAAGTGGCCGCGCTCGTCCGGGGCGACGGGGGTGGTCGCGTCGATGATCATCTTGTGGGTGATGCCCGCCGGGTCGGCCGCCGGATCGAGGGCGACCACGGGCAGGTTCGGCAGCACCAGCACGTCGCCGGCGGGGTTGACCTTCGTGGACACCGCCCACATGACCCGGGGCAGGTCGAACGGGTCGACGTCCTCGTCGACCACGATCACGGTCTTCAGGTACCCGAGGCCGTGCGGCGTGGTCATGGCGCGCATGCCGACGGTTTTCGCGAAGCCGCCGTAGCGCGACTTCGTGGAGATGATCGCCAGCAGGCCGTGGGTGTACATGGCGTTCACCGCCCGCACCTCGGGGAACTCCGCCGTGAGCTGCTGGTGGACCGGCACGCAGGTGTTGGCGGCCATGAGGAAGTCGATCTCGGTCCACGGCATCCCGAGGTAGAGCGACTCGAACACCGGGTGCGTGCGGTAGGAGATCCGGTCGATCCGGATCACGGGCATGCTGCGCCCGCCGGAGTAGTGGCCGGTGAACTCGCCGAACGGGCCCTCCAGCTCGCGGCGCCGGCCGACGATCACGCCCTCCAGCACCACTTCCGCGCCCCACGGCACGTCGAGGCCGGTCAGCGGCGCGGCGGTGACGGGGGCGGGGGCACCGCGCAGGGCGCCGGCCAGCTCGTACTCGTTCTGGTCGTAGGCCAGGGGAGTGGCGGCGACGATGGGGATCACCGGGTCGTTGCCCAGCGCGATCGCCACCGGCAGGTCCTCGCCCGCGCGCTCGGCCTTGGCCAGCTGGAGCGCGATGTCGTGCATCGGCACGGGCTGGATGCCCAGCTCGGCGGGGCCTTTCACCTGCAGGCGGTAGATGCCGACGTTCTGCTTGCCGTCGTTGCCGGGGTCCTCGGGATCGCGCGAGACGACGGCGGCCTTGTCGAGGTAGAAGCCGCCGTCGCCGTCGTTGAGGCGGAACAGGGGCAGCACGGAGAACAGGTCGACGTCGTCGCCTTCGAGCACGTTTTCGGCCCACGGCGGGTCTTCGCGGCGCTCCACGGGCACGGGGAAGGTCTCCCAGCGGCGGATGAACTCGGCGACCTGGTCCTTCACGCCCGTGTCGGCGGGCAGACCCAGCGCGAGCGCGTGGTTGGCCCAGGAACCGTGGACGTTGAGGGCGACCCGGGCGTCGGTGAAGCCTTCGAGGTTGTCGAAATACAACGCGGGGGCGGCGTCGCCGAGCTTCGGCGCGGCGTTGGCGGCCGCGGCGAGGTCGGGCTCGGGGGAGACCTGCTCGGTCACCCGGACCAGCTGGCCTTCTTTGTCGAGCGTGGTCAGGAACGACCTGAGGTCGTCGTGGGGCATGGGTCCTCCTGCGGGTTCAGCCCGGTCCAGCGGCGGGCCGCGGGCGCGGACAGGCCGAACTGGTCGAGCACGCGCGCGACGACGTGGTCGAGCACGTCGTCGAGCGACTGCGGGTGGTTGTAGAAGGCCGGCATCGGCGGCACCATGACCGCGCCCATGCGGGTGAGCGCGAGCATGTTCTCCAGGTGGATCTCCGAAAGCGGCGTCTCGCGCGGGACCAGCACGAGCTTGCGCCGCTCCTTGAGCACCACGTCGGCGGCGCGGCCCAGTAGGCCGTCGGCGTAGCCGGTGCGGATGCCGGCGAGGGTTTTCATGCTGCACGGCACCACGATCATGCCGTCGGTGCGGAACGAGCCCGACGAGATCGAGGCCGCCTGGTCCTCGGGCGAGTGCACGACGTCGGCCAGTTCACCGACTTCGCGCGCGGACAGCGAGGTCTCCAGGTGGATGGTGGTGCGCGCCCAGCGGCTGAGCACAAGGTGCGTCTCCACGTCCGGCATCGCGCGCAGCACCTCGAGCAGCCGGATGCCGAACGGGGCGCCGGTCGCGCCCGTCATGCCGACGATCAGCCGCACGGCGGCACCTCCTCCGGGGTGTCGTTCACTGGATAAGTTCGTATACGAACCGTTCGCATTCATACTAACATGGCGATCATGACGAGCCGGATGGACGAGTCGGTCTTCCACGCGCTGCGGCGCGCGATGCAGGAGCACGGGGCCCGTTGGCAGGCGACGCTGCCGGGGCTCACGAAGCCGCAGTACGCCGTGCTGGTGGCGATCTCGGAGACGCCGGGGCTCGACCAGGCGTCGGCCGGGCAGCGGGCGGCCACGGACAAGGCGACGCTCGCGAACCTGCTGCTGCGCCTGGAAGAACGCGGGTTGATCACGCGCACCGTGGGTGCCGATCGGCGCCGCCGCGAGCTGCGGCTCACACCGGCGGGGGAGGAGCTGCTCGCCACGGCGATGCCTGTCGTCGATCGGGTGAACGAGTCGATGCTCGCGCCGCTCGACGACGAGGAACGGCGCCAGCTCGTGGCGCTGCTCACCAAATTGGCGCTGTGAGGCCCGGTAGGGTCGGGCGATCGGCACCGGAGCTGAGGAGGGCACGTGGCGGGACCGCTGAGCGGACTGAAGGTCGTGGAGCTGGCCGGGATCGGCCCGGGCCCGCACGCGTGCATGGTGCTCGCCGACCTGGGGGCCGACGTCGTGCGCGTGGAGCGTCCGTCTGGCTCGCTCGACCTCACCGGCGGCAAGGCGGACCCGTTGCTGCGCGGCCGGCGTTCCGTCGCGGCCGACCTGAAGACACCCGAAGGCCGTGACCTCGTGCTGCGGCTCGCCGCGAAGGCCGACGTGCTCGTGGAGGGCCTGCGTCCCGGCGTGACCGAACGCCTCGGCGTCGGCCCGGCCGACTGCCACGCGCTCAACCCGCGGCTGGTGTACGGCCGGATGACCGGCTGGGGCCAGGAGGGCCCGCTGGCGCAGCGCGCCGGGCACGACATCAACTACATCGGGCTCGTCGGCGTGCTCAACGCGATCGGCCGCGCGGGCGAGCGGCCGGTGCCGCCGCTCAACCTCGTGGGCGACTTCGGCGGCGGATCGATGTT
Protein-coding regions in this window:
- a CDS encoding ornithine cyclodeaminase family protein — protein: MIEVLAARPSMPAAIAALRAALADGLDPSADPARAVVPVPSGQFLLMPAFWGSFAGVKVATVAPGNPARDLPRIQGEYLLLDGATLTPLALLDGVAVTSVRTAAVSALAVDCLAAPDASRLVVFGTGPQAASHLEALREVRPVRDVVVVGRSAARTEAFAMAWGARVGTAADVASADLVACCTTSSTPLFDGALVPDGATVVAVGSHEPHIREVDAGLMGRATVVVEAVDTALREAGDVVLAVSEGTLAPDALVPLSDVVRGTALPQPGPRLFKSVGMAWEDLVVAATTYEAARGESR
- a CDS encoding GntR family transcriptional regulator; protein product: MTSQEHLTLTLPTFGVQRNLRDQITQTLRAAVISGELRPGVVYSAPSLATQFGVSATPVREAMLDLVKEGLIDTVRNKGFRVTEPSEKDLDDLSELRALIEVPTVRRLAETGVDPAVIAELRPLATGIEHAAAAHDLIAHVATDMQFHLRLLEQAGNPHLVETVRSLRSRSRIYGLRSLADRDELVPSSHEHAELLDLIEARDADGAEALMRSHIRHVRGIWAE
- a CDS encoding oxaloacetate decarboxylase yields the protein MGNLLGTAGTPRKRLRELLAAGPPLVAPGAYDALSARLVEQAGFDVVYMTGFGTTASLIGRPDVGLLSAAEMIDNATRIVSAVDVPVIADADTGYGNAINVVRTVRAYEQAGVAAIHLEDQVMPKKCGHMSGKAVISREEMVGKIAAAAAARRDPDFVLIARTDAAAVHGLDDALGRAKAYADAGADVLFVEAPTSEESIERVATELRGVAPLVFNWAEGGRTPPLPLSRITELGFSLVLYPIGTLLAATAGIRSLLDVIHRDGTPTAALPGVPTFDEFTTLIGLPEVNELEQRFSGE
- a CDS encoding GntR family transcriptional regulator, whose translation is MTQTATSTTRTVDALRELILRGDFPAGSRLGEVELAVRLGVSRTPVREALTRLAAEGLVELVPNRGARVSQWSVEELEGIFDLRTQLEPQLTALAAPNASDADLAALDELAAHMVEVGHPGPGQDLDALVPLNREFHAKLVALAGHPALAGALATAVHAPVVLRNFHTYDEQSLRRSLAHHVEIVAALRAGDPDWARAVMTAHIRNARTVMVRAAKDQENR
- a CDS encoding hydantoinase/oxoprolinase family protein — protein: MSHASAEPRPNYRLGVDVGGTFTDVLLVEETTGGTWRAKTPSTPADQSVGVRNGIAKVCADAGIALSEVAQVLHGTTVATNAILEGKGARVGLVTTRGFRQVLQIARSYVPGGLAGWIIWPKPEPLAALENTVEVDERIASDGGVIRQLDEADVRAQLEKLRGRGIQALAVSLINSFADSAHERRVARIAAEVLPGVPVSLSSDVLPELREYERTVTTVANGYVQPQVKKYVETLASELAGSGVAGELAILRSDGGLSGADAAVAAPVTMLLSGPAGGVTGAVWVAEQCGHRDLITFDMGGTSTDVALVQDLNPRIGRETQVGDLTVRASSVDVRTVGAGGGSIAHVPELTKALRVGPQSAGADPGPAAYGKGGTEPTVTDANVVLGYLPAQLAGGEITLDVEAARTAVAKVAGAMGLPSVEAAAAGIIDIVNENMLGGLRLVSVQQGFDPRDFALVAFGGAGPLHANALGKLTGAWPVIVPPSPGVLCALGDATTSLRDVSARTVLRRFADLTGAELVQILRELGDEAGGRLVEQGLDRADQTLGFQVDVRYHGQGFEIPVEVDPASLDTPDTALDLLAKHFDAEHDRLFSFLLNVDHELVNARATVTGPRPSVAAVTLAEGTGDPVAALVDTHPIHVSGKQLEAKVYDRAKLLAGDVVAGPAIVTEMDSTTLVLPEHAATVHASGSLLITPLEG
- a CDS encoding hydantoinase B/oxoprolinase family protein, whose amino-acid sequence is MAEIIETATGAITRSEVDPVTLDLIENGLRNARYEMDEVLFRTALSPGIREQHDEFPLIGDPSGKMVVGQFGLSIPDFLEGFDDTIEEGDVLMTSDPYACGAAISHANDWLIVMPIYHEGRLVGWASMFGHMSDVGGKTPSSMPTDARTIYEEGVVVPPFKLYRKGKLNEDALRIILNQVRMPDWNRADLNGLVAACRTASRRVVEMCDRFGTATYLSALDALLQRNYDAMKILLQTVFEDGRTISFTDYICDDGVGFGPYELKLSLTRTGEKVHLDFTGSSPQAAGPINYYINENLTRMFFGIYMITVADPQILWNDGFYPLVDVTIPDGSYWKPKHPASLNGRNHGIGRVFDLFGGLLGQTNPALLNAAGFSSSPHFMYSGNYSSGERKGEWFQLYSIGFGGIPGRPLGDGPDGHSLWPSFVNIPCEYLESYYPLRIERWETVADTGGAGLHRGGNGVDVTYVFEEPGTIAIHDDRWLTYPWGVNGGAPGARGTKWIDRADGTKEVLPSKCHDVPVHTGDVLHFVTWGGGGWGDPLERDPALVGLEVERGLVTPDGARGYGVVVAADGTVDTDATKTLRDQLRASRPAELPVFDMGPPIEELLANCEAETGLPAPQRPVWSAT
- a CDS encoding isochorismatase family protein; translated protein: MNGPHGSAFSGRLGWGARPALLVIDLVRAYTEPGGPFELPSPGPAVEATRALLEAARTAGHPVVWTSVAYTRGLADGGLFVEKVPALKAFEAGAEGGWGEIGPLKPEPGEVVVVKQYASAFFGTSLASTLHASGVDTLVVTGVSTSGCVRASAMDALNHGFRPQVVRQACADRTEAVHDNNLVDLDAKYADVVDLDEALENLRK
- a CDS encoding antitoxin yields the protein MAGMFDKAKEKLQEFAGQHPDKVDQGVDKAADVADEKTGGKHGDQIQKGADKLKERFGGDEQQK